In the Candidatus Mycosynbacter amalyticus genome, one interval contains:
- a CDS encoding ABC-F family ATP-binding cassette domain-containing protein — protein MIADINITEKSFGDKHLMSQVKFAIDDGEKIGVVGRNGVGKSTLFGILAGTDADYTGEVTYRRGITVASTAQEHHGLGDVTVLQYVLSGLPEYSELSHIIETYPETMGDSMKLIDEYTQALARFDDKGFYQIEEKIERELDNFQLSGTAHRPMSSLSGGQKRLIEIIKIMHSDAHLALIDEPTNHMDFVAKQQFIDWMKSAREAMLVITHDRDVLHEVDRIVELRDGGSVSYKGNYDAYLKQNATATSAGMNEFEQIEKRIVNLKQKVLDYQRLKEKSRNPGTIQKFKRLENESRAELAELQAKEKPTFWIDKDSAAELDYKAASRYDKFKSKNIRMNIKNDDSRSKHVLVKAMDVALAYGDKILFEGINIDLREGEAMELRGRNGAGKTSLIRALLHHDGAPELLSGSLELDRHARIGIYEQEIDEKYLTFPLEEAIERLYLDRDLAISTTKVRSLMSDYLFTSGDGAIPLAKLSGGQKARFQLIAMLANDPQLLILDEPTNHLDLPSIEEIETALARYTGAVLYVSHDGYFRQSLGGGILTIGA, from the coding sequence ATGATTGCCGATATCAATATCACCGAAAAATCGTTTGGCGACAAGCACCTTATGAGTCAGGTGAAGTTCGCCATAGATGACGGCGAGAAGATTGGCGTCGTGGGTCGGAATGGCGTGGGCAAATCGACCCTCTTTGGTATTCTTGCCGGCACCGATGCAGATTATACTGGCGAAGTGACCTATCGACGTGGTATCACGGTTGCCTCTACCGCCCAGGAGCACCATGGACTTGGGGATGTGACAGTGCTGCAATACGTGTTGTCTGGTTTGCCGGAATATTCCGAGCTGAGCCATATCATCGAAACATACCCCGAAACCATGGGTGACAGCATGAAGCTCATCGACGAGTATACGCAGGCACTTGCCCGTTTCGACGACAAAGGCTTCTATCAGATTGAAGAGAAAATCGAACGCGAGCTTGATAACTTCCAGCTCAGCGGCACAGCGCATCGTCCGATGTCGTCTCTGTCTGGTGGCCAGAAGCGTCTGATCGAGATCATCAAGATTATGCACTCGGACGCGCACCTAGCGCTCATCGACGAACCGACTAACCACATGGACTTCGTGGCCAAACAGCAGTTCATCGACTGGATGAAAAGTGCGCGTGAGGCTATGCTAGTGATCACGCATGACCGTGATGTACTACACGAAGTCGACCGTATCGTCGAACTGCGTGACGGCGGTAGCGTGAGCTACAAAGGCAACTACGACGCATACCTGAAACAAAATGCCACTGCGACTTCAGCCGGCATGAACGAATTCGAGCAAATCGAAAAACGCATCGTGAATTTGAAGCAAAAAGTACTCGATTACCAGCGGCTCAAAGAGAAATCGCGCAATCCTGGTACAATCCAAAAGTTCAAACGCCTAGAAAATGAATCGCGTGCCGAGCTTGCCGAACTGCAAGCCAAGGAAAAGCCAACGTTTTGGATTGACAAAGATTCAGCTGCAGAGCTGGATTATAAAGCCGCTTCGCGCTATGACAAGTTCAAAAGCAAAAATATCCGTATGAATATCAAAAACGATGACTCGCGGAGTAAGCATGTACTTGTGAAAGCCATGGACGTGGCGCTGGCATATGGTGACAAAATCCTGTTTGAAGGTATTAATATAGATCTGCGCGAGGGTGAAGCTATGGAGCTACGTGGTCGCAATGGTGCTGGTAAAACATCGCTCATTCGTGCGCTGCTACATCACGACGGTGCGCCAGAGCTGCTAAGCGGCTCGCTTGAGCTCGACCGTCATGCGCGCATCGGTATCTACGAACAGGAGATCGACGAGAAGTACCTCACCTTCCCCCTCGAAGAAGCTATAGAGCGACTCTATCTCGATCGGGATTTGGCTATCAGTACGACGAAGGTGCGTAGTCTCATGAGTGACTACCTCTTTACCTCTGGTGACGGCGCCATCCCACTCGCTAAGCTTTCTGGTGGCCAGAAAGCCCGTTTCCAACTCATAGCTATGCTGGCAAACGACCCACAATTACTCATCCTCGACGAGCCGACCAACCACCTAGACTTGCCTAGCATCGAGGAAATTGAGACCGCCCTCGCCCGCTATACCGGCGCCGTCCTCTATGTGAGCCACGATGGGTATTTCCGCCAGTCGCTCGGTGGGGGCATACTCACTATTGGTGCTTAG